In Oryza sativa Japonica Group chromosome 2, ASM3414082v1, the following are encoded in one genomic region:
- the LOC9270090 gene encoding early nodulin-like protein 1, whose translation MAAAAALCGVALLMLLLAIEVRGGGYGEEEKVPLSAVIVPDPSPELREPTSPSPSLAPAPTPVSGAGGGDDDMRPRLPTERWRRGGGRGEERHTGGGGGGSHHAHYAHGHGHAHAAAPSPSSSWAPARAPSPDASASAPDSAAPGQSGGTAFIRSSPAVPVPRGVTDTATILPMPTPGDKHQEVGAAAASARAVMAPVVVGLITMMASFWALH comes from the exons atggcggcggctgcggcattGTGCGGCGTCGCgttgctgatgctgctgctggccATCGAG gtgcgcggcggcggctacggcgaggaggagaaggtgccGCTGTCGGCGGTCATCGTGCCGGACCCTTCCCCGGAGCTGCGGGAgcccacgtcgccgtcgccgtcgctggcgcccgcgccgacgccggtgtcgggagccggcggcggcgacgacgacatgcGGCCCAGGCTGCCGACGGAGCGGTGGCGACGTGGTGGTGGGCGTGGCGAGGAGCGacacaccggcggcggcggaggcggtagcCACCACGCGCACTACGCGCACGGGCACGGCCACGCCCACGCcgcggcgccatcgccgtcctcgtcgtggGCACCAGCGCGCGCCCCGTCCCCCGAcgcctcggcgtcggcgccggacTCCGCCGCCCCGGGGCagagcggcggcacggcgttCATCAGGAGCAGCCCCGCCGTGCCCGTCCCGCGCGGCGTCACCGACACGGCCACCATCCTCCCCATGCCCACGCCCGGTGACAAGCACCAG GAAGTGGGGGCAGCAGCTGCTTCTGCTCGAGCCGTTATGGCACCGGTTGTGGTTGGCCTCATCACCATGATGGCGTCTTTCTGGGCATTACACTAG
- the LOC4329601 gene encoding abscisic stress-ripening protein 1, translating to MAEEKKHHHLFHHKKDGEEESSGVVDYDKEKKHHKHLEQLGGLGAIAAGAYALHEKHQAKKDTENAHGHKVKEEVAAVAALGAAGFAFHEHHEKKDAKKHAADQY from the exons ATGGCTGAGGAGAAGAAGCACCACCACCTGTTCCACCACAAGaaggacggggaggaggagagctccGGCGTGGTGGACTACGACAAGGAGAAGAAGCACCACAAGCACCTCGAGCAGCTCGGCGGCCtcggcgccatcgccgccggcgcctaCGCTCTC CACGAGAAGCACCAGGCGAAGAAGGACACGGAGAACGCGCACGGGCACAAGGtgaaggaggaggtggcggcggtggccgcgctGGGCGCCGCGGGGTTCGCCTTCCACGAGCACCACGAGAAGAAGGACGCCAAGAAGCACGCCGCCGACCAATACTAG
- the LOC4329602 gene encoding protein PHLOEM UNLOADING MODULATOR, whose protein sequence is MPKPKAKRPTPPRAHRRSTAAGAGAGGLGLAAAAYVGVDYARRHLPPAWWRWHGRLQPALWGALALAAAARAPFYRRWDAELRAAPRFLAAMALMLAAFLCEAVSVRFVSTVLGLHWHRSTAPLPDTGQWLLLALNEKLPQIVVDLLRAPIISLHHYLMLFIMLGFSALFDCIKGPGLGIAARYMFTMAVGRSLRTVTFLATILPSARPWCAEARYQIPDHPHPWAQKYYAPYASDPDAIRRVIQEDMPYAFVKEYPREYRPKWGHMSFLVDILRPTVEEGSSWYHFLKKASGGCSDLMYSGHMLVAVLTAMAWTEAYGGWISVVIWFLVLHSAQREIRERHHYSVDCIVAIYVGILLWRMTGFIWSAIDNSHARRLAKLDKVQNRLFQAAKDSDMDEIRGLLNEVELAGQERKGFSQRVILSFSSAMIVFTLSCVLLAFTLTSDG, encoded by the exons ATGCCGAAGCCCAAGGCAAAGAGGCCCACGCCGCCACGGGCTCACCGGCGATCCAccgccgcgggcgcgggcgcgggcgggctGGGCCTGGCGGCCGCGGCGTACGTGGGCGTGGACTAcgcgcgccgccacctgccGCCGGCGTGGTGGCGGTGGCACGGCCGGCTGCAGCCGGCGCTCTGGGGGGCGCTggcgctggccgccgccgcgcgcgcgcccttcTACCGCCGGTGGGACGCCGagctccgcgccgcgccgcggttcctcgccgccatggcgctCATGCTCGCCGCGTTCCTCTGCGAGGCCGTCTCCGTCCGCTTCGTCTCCACCGTCCTCGGCCTCCATTGGCACCG ATCTACAGCTCCTCTTCCCGACACTGGGCAGTGGCTGCTTCTAGCATTGAATGAGAAACTTCCGCAAATTGTGGTTGATCTCCTCAGAGCACCCATCATCAGTCTTCATCACTATCTGATGTTGTTTATCATGCTGGGGTTTTCAGCTCTGTTTGACTGCATCAAAGGCCCTGGACTTGGCATAGCTGCAAGATATATGTTCACAATGGCAGTTGGACGTTCGCTGCGGACTGTAACATTTCTTGCTACGATTCTACCATCCGCGAGGCCTTGGTGTGCTGAAGCTCGATATCAAATACCTGATCATCCTCATCCTTGGGCACAGAAATACTATGCTCCATATGCCTCTGATCCAGATGCGATCCGTAGGGTCATACAAGAGGATATGCCATATG CTTTCGTTAAAGAGTACCCTCGTGAGTATAGACCTAAGTGGGGACATATGAGCTTCTTAGTAGACATTTTGAGGCCAACTGTTGAAGAGGGGTCCTCATGGTATCATTTTCTGAAGAAGGCAAGTGGTGGCTGCAGTGATCTTATGTATAGTGGCCACATGCTTGTTGCTGTCCTCACCGCTATGGCATGGACG GAAGCATATGGGGGATGGATCTCTGTTGTTATATGGTTTCTTGTCCTCCACAGCGCTCAGAGGGAGATACGGGAGCGCCATCATTACAGTGTTGATTGCATCGTGGCAATCTACGTCGGAATCCTCTTGTGGAGGATGACTGGTTTCATTTGGTCTGCGATAGACAACAGTCATGCCAGAAGGCTTGCAAAGCTCGACAAGGTTCAGAACAGACTATTTCAGGCTGCAAAAGATTCAGACATGGATGAAATAAGGGGTCTGCTGAACGAAGTTGAGCTGGCtggccaagagaggaagggCTTCTCGCAGCGTGTCATCTTGTCTTTCTCCTCTGCTATGATAGTTTTCACCCTCTCATGTGTTCTCCTAGCATTCACACTAACCAGCGATGGATGA